The following coding sequences are from one Natrarchaeobaculum sulfurireducens window:
- a CDS encoding universal stress protein, with protein sequence MYNHILIPTDGSDVAQNAIDHAIDLATRHDATLHALYVVDLDAVDLSLGTEQVQRIKEGQFDEMTELQQRATAAIQAVTDRAGDDLEVVESIQAGRPHRRIRDYVESEEIDAVVMGSAGRSGVRRALLGSVAERTIRNVTVPVLIVDAREE encoded by the coding sequence ATGTACAACCACATCCTCATTCCCACGGACGGAAGCGATGTCGCACAGAACGCGATCGACCACGCGATTGACCTGGCCACCAGACACGACGCGACGCTTCACGCGCTCTACGTCGTCGATCTCGACGCCGTCGATCTCAGTCTCGGCACCGAACAGGTCCAGCGCATCAAAGAGGGTCAGTTCGACGAGATGACTGAACTACAACAGCGGGCCACTGCGGCGATCCAGGCGGTCACCGACCGGGCTGGCGACGACCTCGAGGTCGTCGAGTCGATTCAGGCTGGTCGGCCACATCGCAGAATCCGCGACTACGTCGAGTCGGAAGAAATCGACGCCGTCGTGATGGGATCGGCCGGCCGCAGTGGCGTCCGTCGAGCGTTGCTCGGCAGCGTCGCCGAACGAACGATCCGAAACGTCACCGTGCCGGTGCTGATCGTCGACGCACGCGAAGAGTAA
- a CDS encoding solute symporter family protein — protein sequence MIEPVLLEVASDLFDGGFKLFPALTLVAMLTVFLGVGWFFRVAAVDDMWVAGRSIGAVENGMAIAANWMSVAAYLGVASTVALLGYFGLAYVVGWTTGYFILLIFLAAQFRRFGKYTAPDFVGDRYYSDLGRAIAASTTLLIAFVYIIAQGNGLGLMAQYIFGVSYEVGVILLMTITIGYVALSGMLGATKNMALQYVILISAFLLGLYATGLVQGWSTALPFVEYGNQATAMAEIERQYTEPFANASYYHWIALCVSLIAGTCGLPHVLVRFYTADNERNARWATVWGLFFTLLLFLGTAAYAAFGSLLYQENVGEYTEMTGTESDTLVVLTAYLAGLPEWLVGIVAAGAIAAGLATTAGLFISASSAAAHDIYTNLYKSDATPREQLIVGRLTILSLGAVVTVLALNPPALIAEVVGMSFALAGTVLFPVFFLGLWWEDATREGAIAGMFVGLFFGFGSILNEILPQYIGALSGDAIFPAFAAIVPATSSSLVGVPAVVLTIVVVSQFTEEPPEDVKRLVRQCHSPEPMAKLQSAEEVATDGGTPEDD from the coding sequence GTGATCGAGCCGGTTCTTCTCGAGGTCGCGTCAGACCTCTTCGATGGTGGATTCAAACTCTTTCCGGCGCTGACACTGGTAGCGATGTTGACCGTGTTCCTCGGCGTCGGCTGGTTCTTCCGCGTCGCGGCGGTCGACGACATGTGGGTCGCTGGCCGCTCGATCGGTGCCGTTGAGAACGGGATGGCGATCGCGGCCAACTGGATGAGCGTCGCCGCCTATCTCGGCGTCGCGTCGACGGTTGCCCTGCTCGGCTACTTCGGGCTGGCGTACGTCGTCGGCTGGACGACAGGCTATTTCATCCTGCTCATCTTCCTCGCGGCACAGTTCCGCCGGTTCGGGAAGTACACGGCCCCCGACTTCGTCGGTGACCGATACTACTCCGATCTGGGACGGGCGATCGCGGCGTCGACAACGCTGTTGATCGCGTTCGTCTACATCATCGCGCAGGGGAACGGCCTCGGGCTGATGGCCCAGTACATCTTCGGCGTCTCCTACGAGGTCGGCGTGATCCTGTTGATGACAATCACGATCGGCTACGTCGCCCTTTCGGGCATGCTGGGCGCAACGAAGAACATGGCGCTGCAGTACGTCATCCTCATCTCGGCGTTCCTGCTCGGGCTGTATGCCACCGGTTTGGTCCAGGGCTGGTCGACGGCCCTGCCATTCGTCGAGTACGGTAACCAGGCGACCGCAATGGCGGAAATCGAACGCCAGTACACCGAGCCGTTCGCCAACGCCAGCTACTACCACTGGATCGCCCTCTGTGTCAGCCTGATCGCCGGCACGTGTGGCCTGCCACACGTGCTCGTGCGGTTCTATACGGCCGATAACGAGCGCAACGCTCGCTGGGCGACCGTCTGGGGGCTGTTCTTTACGCTCCTGTTGTTCCTCGGCACCGCCGCCTACGCGGCGTTTGGCTCCCTGCTCTACCAGGAAAACGTCGGCGAGTACACCGAGATGACCGGCACCGAGTCGGACACCCTCGTCGTCCTGACGGCCTACCTCGCTGGCCTTCCCGAATGGCTCGTCGGTATCGTCGCCGCTGGCGCGATCGCGGCCGGTCTGGCCACGACCGCTGGTCTGTTCATCTCTGCATCCTCCGCTGCGGCACACGACATCTACACTAACCTCTACAAGTCGGATGCGACCCCGCGCGAGCAGTTGATCGTCGGTCGCCTGACGATCCTCTCCCTCGGTGCCGTCGTCACCGTCTTGGCGCTGAACCCGCCTGCACTCATCGCCGAGGTCGTCGGCATGTCCTTCGCGCTGGCAGGTACCGTGTTGTTCCCGGTGTTCTTCCTCGGTCTCTGGTGGGAAGACGCCACCCGCGAGGGAGCGATCGCCGGTATGTTCGTCGGACTGTTCTTCGGCTTCGGATCGATCCTGAACGAAATCCTCCCACAGTACATCGGCGCGCTCTCTGGTGACGCTATCTTCCCTGCGTTCGCGGCTATCGTTCCTGCAACCTCGTCGTCTCTCGTCGGCGTCCCGGCCGTCGTGTTGACCATCGTTGTCGTCTCCCAGTTCACCGAGGAGCCACCAGAAGACGTAAAGCGACTCGTCCGACAGTGTCACAGTCCCGAACCGATGGCGAAACTCCAGTCGGCAGAAGAAGTCGCAACTGACGGCGGAACACCCGAAGACGACTGA
- a CDS encoding DUF4212 domain-containing protein: MTDGRSTSERADDTDRLETDGGTETVDYLDEKIHMFKPATPFMRDHLKVIWGLFAVWVIFTFGPVTATAIAPEAMTGTYVLGFQLHYFLTALGSPIGALVLSAVYAWRRDLLDAKYGVDHETETAADSGQAVAADGGERE; encoded by the coding sequence ATGACTGATGGTCGCTCGACGAGCGAGCGAGCGGACGATACCGACCGACTCGAGACCGACGGCGGAACCGAGACCGTTGACTATCTCGACGAGAAAATCCACATGTTCAAGCCCGCGACGCCGTTCATGCGAGATCATCTCAAGGTGATCTGGGGGCTGTTTGCGGTCTGGGTTATCTTTACGTTCGGGCCCGTGACCGCGACGGCAATCGCTCCGGAGGCCATGACGGGCACCTACGTGCTCGGCTTCCAGCTTCACTACTTCCTGACCGCACTCGGCTCGCCGATCGGCGCACTGGTCCTCTCGGCGGTCTACGCCTGGCGACGTGATTTACTCGACGCGAAGTACGGTGTCGACCACGAGACCGAAACTGCGGCCGACTCCGGACAGGCCGTCGCTGCCGACGGTGGTGAACGCGAGTGA
- a CDS encoding HalOD1 output domain-containing protein, translated as MQPGDTPSIQVVTQVASAEGIDPVELTPPLHNVVDPDALDAFVQTADAEATIEFSYRDHSVCVDGTGRVVLTQRTEPPATPE; from the coding sequence ATGCAGCCGGGGGACACACCGAGCATCCAGGTCGTAACGCAAGTCGCGAGCGCCGAGGGCATCGATCCGGTCGAGTTGACGCCCCCGCTTCACAACGTCGTCGATCCGGACGCACTGGACGCGTTCGTCCAGACGGCCGACGCAGAGGCGACGATCGAGTTTTCCTATCGAGACCACTCCGTTTGTGTCGACGGCACTGGTCGCGTGGTTCTGACGCAACGGACAGAACCGCCCGCGACCCCCGAGTAA
- a CDS encoding hydantoinase B/oxoprolinase family protein, translating into MSTETPDFVREHDVDQTTLDIIESTLSNTRDEMDRVVETTAISPVIREQSDQFPLIADAKGRMVMGQFGSAIDTILENSPFDRDDLVDGDVIATNDPYMCAGAVSHTPDMLLLRPIFYEGDLVGYSSQWGNLMDVGGKTPGSMPVQATTIFEEGMRLPPVKLYKAGAFDSELLETFAHNTRLPEHAEADIKALAAGTKAAETRVHELCDRFGKETYLEATDAILDRTRAGMIDLIHEFVPEGERYTFEDYVDDDGMGNGPIKLHLEIYREGDTVYLDWTGTDEQVPGTVNFLLNEKMFKMFTGVFLIMAFDPLLTFNDGYYDLFEVTLPEGSVVQPEFPAALGNRLPMMARQFDVLQATFSKLIDDFSVAGSYGTSPNLVYAGTDSEGNDFQMLEILYGGIPARPGGDGLDGHSWWPLFRTVPAEYQEAYYPLSIDEYSTRADTGGAGEFRGGHGITKVYTFEESGAITFQDDRAHTYPWGVDGGTHAATSEKKLIRADGTEEELPSKVENVGVEAGDKLVFATAGGGGLGDPLERDTDTVAREVDRGLVSEAAAREEYGVVLTDGTVDEAATENRRKELRASRDDLESFDYGPLPDDDELETRIADERREFDDRHD; encoded by the coding sequence ATGAGCACTGAGACACCCGACTTCGTCCGTGAGCACGACGTCGACCAGACCACACTCGACATCATCGAAAGTACGCTCTCGAACACCCGCGACGAGATGGACCGAGTCGTCGAAACGACCGCGATCAGTCCCGTCATCCGCGAGCAGTCGGATCAGTTCCCGCTCATCGCGGATGCGAAGGGCCGAATGGTCATGGGCCAGTTCGGCTCGGCGATCGACACGATCCTCGAGAACTCACCGTTCGACCGGGACGACCTCGTTGACGGTGACGTCATCGCGACCAACGATCCCTACATGTGTGCTGGCGCTGTCTCGCACACGCCCGACATGCTCCTGTTGCGGCCAATCTTCTACGAGGGCGACCTCGTGGGCTACTCGAGCCAGTGGGGGAACCTGATGGACGTCGGCGGCAAGACTCCCGGCAGCATGCCCGTCCAGGCGACCACCATCTTCGAGGAAGGGATGCGACTCCCGCCGGTCAAACTCTACAAGGCGGGTGCGTTCGACAGCGAACTCCTCGAGACGTTCGCACACAACACCCGGCTGCCAGAACACGCCGAAGCCGACATCAAGGCACTCGCAGCGGGGACGAAAGCCGCCGAAACGCGCGTCCACGAACTCTGTGACCGCTTCGGCAAGGAGACCTACCTCGAGGCGACCGACGCCATTCTCGATCGAACCCGCGCCGGGATGATCGACCTCATCCACGAGTTCGTCCCCGAAGGCGAACGCTACACATTCGAGGACTACGTCGACGACGACGGGATGGGCAACGGTCCGATCAAACTCCACCTCGAGATCTACCGGGAGGGCGACACCGTCTACTTAGACTGGACGGGCACGGACGAGCAGGTTCCGGGAACGGTCAACTTCCTGTTGAACGAGAAGATGTTCAAGATGTTCACTGGGGTCTTCCTCATCATGGCATTCGACCCCCTGCTGACGTTCAACGACGGCTACTACGATCTCTTCGAGGTGACCTTACCCGAGGGCTCGGTCGTCCAGCCGGAGTTCCCGGCGGCACTCGGCAACCGGTTGCCGATGATGGCCCGACAGTTCGACGTCCTGCAGGCGACGTTCTCGAAGCTCATCGACGACTTCTCCGTCGCCGGTAGCTACGGCACCTCGCCGAACCTCGTCTACGCGGGCACCGACTCCGAAGGCAACGATTTCCAGATGCTCGAGATCCTCTATGGCGGCATTCCAGCGCGGCCGGGCGGTGACGGACTCGACGGTCACTCGTGGTGGCCGCTGTTCCGGACCGTCCCCGCTGAGTATCAGGAAGCGTACTACCCGCTTTCGATCGACGAGTACAGCACGCGTGCCGATACCGGCGGCGCTGGTGAGTTCCGCGGCGGCCACGGCATCACGAAGGTCTACACCTTCGAGGAGTCGGGCGCGATCACCTTCCAGGACGACCGTGCACACACCTACCCGTGGGGCGTCGACGGCGGCACTCACGCGGCGACCAGCGAGAAGAAACTGATCCGCGCCGACGGCACCGAGGAGGAGTTGCCCTCGAAAGTCGAAAACGTCGGCGTCGAAGCGGGCGACAAACTCGTCTTCGCCACCGCCGGCGGCGGCGGACTGGGTGATCCGCTCGAGCGCGACACCGATACCGTTGCTCGAGAGGTCGACCGTGGGCTCGTCTCCGAAGCAGCCGCACGCGAGGAGTACGGCGTCGTCCTCACGGACGGGACCGTCGACGAGGCAGCGACCGAGAACCGGCGCAAGGAGTTGCGGGCGAGCCGCGACGACCTCGAGTCGTTCGATTACGGCCCGCTTCCCGACGACGACGAACTCGAGACACGAATCGCCGACGAACGCCGCGAGTTCGACGACAGACACGACTGA
- a CDS encoding isocitrate lyase/PEP mutase family protein: MTEYGAALRDRLEREELLVCPGVHDPLTAAVADAVGFDAIYMTGYGTSLSATGYPDAGLITMPEMIDNAANIQERIDVPLIADADNGYGNATNVVRTVREYISAGVGAIHIEDQTFPKRCGHTKGREVIPREEAVGKIEAAADVRDDRAPEFVLIARTDARGTGDGSLEEAIDRANAFLEAGADVAFVEGPTDEAELERIGREVDGPIVYNFVGDLGSSPYVDLADLESWGFDLVVFPIASTLSTIAHVHEDLTAFADDPVGAMRGIDDAFNDRPLGSLHEFSGFPAVLEWERRYLPDADQEKYEGSLGDDLEDD, from the coding sequence ATGACCGAGTACGGAGCGGCGCTGCGTGATCGACTCGAGCGCGAGGAGTTACTGGTCTGTCCCGGCGTCCACGACCCCCTGACGGCCGCCGTCGCGGACGCCGTCGGCTTCGACGCGATCTACATGACCGGCTACGGGACCTCGCTGTCGGCGACCGGCTATCCCGACGCCGGCCTGATCACCATGCCGGAGATGATCGACAACGCCGCGAACATCCAGGAACGCATCGACGTGCCGCTCATTGCCGACGCGGACAACGGCTACGGCAACGCGACGAACGTCGTCCGGACCGTCCGGGAGTACATCAGCGCCGGCGTCGGTGCCATCCACATCGAAGACCAGACCTTCCCGAAACGCTGTGGCCACACGAAAGGTCGGGAGGTCATCCCGCGCGAGGAGGCCGTCGGCAAGATCGAAGCCGCGGCCGACGTTCGCGACGACCGCGCCCCCGAGTTCGTGCTCATCGCCCGAACGGACGCCCGCGGCACTGGCGACGGGTCGCTCGAGGAGGCGATCGACCGCGCGAACGCTTTCCTCGAGGCCGGAGCCGACGTCGCCTTCGTCGAGGGACCGACCGATGAGGCGGAACTCGAACGGATCGGCCGCGAGGTCGACGGACCGATCGTCTACAACTTCGTGGGCGACCTCGGCTCCTCACCGTACGTCGATCTCGCCGACCTCGAGTCGTGGGGCTTCGATCTGGTCGTCTTCCCGATCGCATCGACGCTGTCGACCATCGCGCACGTCCACGAGGACCTCACTGCGTTCGCCGACGACCCGGTCGGAGCGATGCGCGGGATCGACGACGCGTTCAACGACCGGCCGCTCGGGAGCCTCCACGAGTTCTCCGGCTTCCCGGCTGTCCTCGAGTGGGAGCGCCGCTACCTCCCCGATGCCGACCAAGAGAAGTACGAGGGCTCACTCGGCGACGACCTCGAGGACGACTGA
- the tnpA gene encoding IS200/IS605 family transposase: MPRGFDRERTNVHKLQYHFIWCPKYRKSVLEGEVRDRLEELIEEKADELDLEILELAIRPDHVHLFITGDPTLAPNKIMQQVKGYSSRRLRDEFDFGLPSLWTRSYFVSSAGDVSSEVIEEYIDAQAGE, translated from the coding sequence ATGCCTCGTGGGTTCGACAGGGAACGTACCAACGTCCACAAACTCCAGTACCACTTCATCTGGTGCCCAAAGTACCGCAAATCGGTGCTTGAGGGCGAGGTACGCGACCGTCTCGAAGAACTCATCGAGGAGAAAGCCGACGAACTCGACCTCGAAATACTGGAGTTGGCGATTCGCCCCGACCACGTACACCTGTTCATCACGGGCGACCCGACGCTCGCCCCGAACAAGATAATGCAACAGGTCAAGGGCTACTCCTCGCGCCGACTTCGGGACGAGTTCGACTTCGGCCTGCCGTCGCTGTGGACGCGCTCGTACTTCGTTTCGAGTGCGGGCGACGTATCCAGCGAGGTCATCGAGGAGTACATCGACGCCCAAGCAGGTGAGTAG
- a CDS encoding RNA-guided endonuclease TnpB family protein translates to MQRNVSTTVRVKLHSLTNRKADLLTREYEAFQTEVHGGDADLYSATDQQASKVQRQKDPNPDTEQPVVLRNDVFDVSYDEDTVLSSWWVKVPVYDPERGRGNSIWCPAHVPYKDEQLVREGDVRDSELVHRDGDWYVHLVVKRSVTVQDEYDDVLAIDMGARWVATCAFLSDRKTAFYGEKVRRIREHYKQLRKSIGKAKPRQGQQVVERIGDAEARKVDDRLHKIARQIVEDAEERNAIIVVGDLGGVRKDNDKGRYVNDKTHKMPFARLLNYIEHKAHDAGIDVQLVEEYDTSKTCNRCACEGVRETQGRFECPECGLDDNADKNGALNIGKRALGKFSKPLSEAGAVLAQPETQVIVHRDDEPANLSVSVGSTPSGGTPRL, encoded by the coding sequence ATGCAACGGAACGTCTCGACCACGGTGCGGGTCAAACTCCACTCGCTGACCAACAGGAAAGCCGACCTGCTCACCCGTGAGTACGAGGCGTTCCAGACCGAGGTTCACGGCGGAGACGCCGACCTCTACTCCGCGACCGACCAGCAGGCGTCGAAAGTCCAGCGACAGAAAGACCCGAACCCCGACACCGAACAGCCTGTCGTTCTCCGCAACGACGTGTTCGACGTGTCCTACGACGAGGACACCGTTCTCTCGTCGTGGTGGGTGAAAGTTCCCGTCTACGACCCCGAGCGTGGACGGGGCAACTCCATCTGGTGTCCCGCCCACGTCCCGTACAAAGACGAACAACTCGTCCGTGAGGGCGACGTTCGAGACAGCGAACTGGTACACCGTGACGGTGACTGGTACGTCCATCTCGTCGTGAAGCGGTCTGTGACCGTCCAAGACGAGTACGACGACGTACTGGCTATCGACATGGGCGCACGGTGGGTCGCTACCTGCGCGTTCCTCTCCGACCGCAAGACCGCCTTCTACGGCGAGAAAGTGCGCCGTATCCGCGAACACTACAAGCAGTTGCGGAAGTCCATCGGGAAGGCGAAGCCCCGACAGGGACAGCAGGTGGTCGAGCGTATCGGTGACGCGGAAGCGCGGAAGGTGGACGACCGCCTCCACAAGATTGCTCGCCAGATCGTGGAGGACGCCGAAGAACGGAACGCAATCATTGTCGTGGGCGACCTCGGCGGGGTTCGCAAGGACAACGACAAAGGGCGGTACGTCAACGACAAGACCCACAAGATGCCGTTCGCCCGCCTGCTCAACTACATCGAGCACAAAGCCCACGACGCGGGCATCGACGTACAGTTGGTCGAAGAATACGACACTTCGAAGACGTGCAACCGCTGTGCCTGCGAGGGCGTCCGTGAGACGCAGGGACGATTCGAGTGTCCCGAGTGTGGGCTGGACGACAACGCCGACAAGAACGGTGCGCTGAACATCGGCAAACGAGCCTTGGGCAAGTTCTCGAAACCGCTGTCCGAGGCAGGGGCTGTACTGGCACAGCCCGAAACGCAGGTCATCGTCCACCGTGACGACGAACCTGCGAACCTCTCCGTATCCGTGGGTTCAACCCCCAGTGGGGGAACCCCACGGCTTTAG
- a CDS encoding hydantoinase/oxoprolinase family protein codes for MTYNLGVDVGGTFTDVIVFDEATHELTIDKVLSTPANPSTGVQHGIEEATAKAGTSVADLELLFHGTTVVTNMLLEETGSRVGLVTTEGHEDVLHLARAWTPGPLYGWMAMEKPDPLADLVDTRGVGGTIASPSGEEVEPLDETAVREAVQELEAAGVESVTVALLNSYLNPAHEERVREIIGEEAPELPVSVSSEIVPEYGEYERTLTTVINDYARPTVIEYLEDLDESLAAAGSTARMNVVRSDGGLMSSRAAQRRPVELALSGPSGGVVGAATIASKKGVPDVLTLDMGGTSTDVSLVEDGTPETTRQTKVGYREFKSRSVDVNTVGAGGGSIARVQLNGSLQVGPESAGADPGPACYGQGGEEPTVTDANVVLGRIPPSVQLGGRMDLDREAAREAVATIADQRDSSVEEAAQAILDIVNENMHGALRVVSVERGYDPREFGLVAFGGAGPMHANALADVMDAYPLIVPPGPGVMSAFGFLTSDVQNEFSETYLETDQNVDGDDVAGKLEALAAEAGEWLRSEGVDDTDHEFEYYADCRYFRQDIQMSIPVDLDGLRGEAGLAEINDDFERRHERQFGFTLEAPLEVANLRVIGKGLMEGVTIDETELSEADPSAAVVDSSEVYFDGTDYETTIYDRAELRPGNELDGPAIVTDDDSTVVVQPDHTALIDRYGNIEITRGDAQ; via the coding sequence ATGACATACAACCTCGGCGTGGACGTCGGCGGGACGTTTACCGACGTCATCGTCTTCGACGAAGCCACGCACGAACTGACGATCGATAAGGTGCTCTCGACTCCGGCGAACCCCTCAACGGGTGTCCAGCACGGTATCGAGGAGGCGACGGCCAAAGCGGGAACGTCAGTGGCCGACCTCGAGTTGTTGTTTCACGGGACGACCGTCGTGACGAACATGCTCTTAGAGGAGACCGGGTCGCGCGTCGGGCTGGTCACCACTGAGGGCCACGAAGACGTCCTCCACCTCGCACGGGCGTGGACTCCCGGCCCGCTGTACGGCTGGATGGCCATGGAGAAGCCCGATCCGCTGGCCGACCTCGTCGATACACGAGGCGTCGGCGGTACGATCGCCTCGCCGTCCGGCGAGGAGGTCGAACCGCTCGACGAGACGGCAGTCCGAGAGGCGGTTCAAGAACTCGAGGCCGCGGGCGTCGAGTCGGTGACGGTCGCGCTGTTGAACTCGTATCTCAATCCGGCCCACGAGGAACGCGTCCGCGAGATCATCGGCGAAGAAGCCCCCGAACTGCCGGTCTCGGTCTCCTCTGAGATCGTTCCGGAGTACGGCGAGTACGAGCGAACGCTGACGACGGTCATCAACGACTACGCGCGGCCGACGGTCATCGAGTACCTCGAGGATCTGGACGAGTCGCTGGCAGCGGCCGGCTCCACAGCACGGATGAACGTCGTCCGGTCCGACGGTGGACTGATGAGTTCCCGAGCAGCACAGCGTCGCCCGGTCGAACTCGCACTCTCGGGTCCCAGCGGTGGAGTCGTCGGCGCGGCGACGATTGCCTCGAAAAAGGGTGTCCCAGACGTATTGACACTCGACATGGGCGGGACGTCGACTGACGTTTCGCTCGTCGAAGACGGGACACCGGAGACGACCCGCCAGACGAAAGTCGGCTATCGGGAGTTCAAATCCCGGTCCGTCGACGTGAACACGGTCGGCGCTGGCGGTGGCTCGATCGCCCGCGTACAGCTGAACGGCTCGTTGCAGGTCGGCCCCGAGAGCGCCGGCGCCGACCCCGGACCAGCGTGTTACGGCCAGGGTGGCGAGGAGCCGACGGTCACCGATGCGAACGTCGTCCTCGGGCGAATCCCGCCGTCGGTGCAACTCGGCGGGCGAATGGATCTCGACCGCGAGGCGGCCCGCGAGGCCGTCGCCACCATCGCCGACCAGCGTGATAGCTCGGTCGAGGAGGCTGCCCAGGCGATCCTCGACATCGTCAACGAGAACATGCACGGCGCGCTTCGCGTCGTGAGCGTCGAGCGCGGCTACGACCCCCGCGAGTTCGGACTCGTCGCGTTCGGCGGCGCCGGCCCGATGCACGCAAACGCCCTCGCAGACGTGATGGACGCCTACCCGCTGATCGTTCCACCGGGCCCGGGCGTCATGTCCGCGTTCGGCTTTCTCACGTCCGACGTCCAGAACGAGTTCTCAGAGACCTACCTCGAGACCGACCAGAACGTCGACGGCGACGATGTCGCCGGGAAGCTCGAGGCACTCGCAGCCGAGGCCGGCGAGTGGCTCCGTTCGGAGGGCGTCGACGACACAGACCACGAGTTCGAGTACTATGCAGACTGTCGATACTTCAGACAGGACATCCAGATGTCGATCCCAGTCGACCTCGACGGCCTCCGCGGCGAGGCTGGCCTCGCGGAGATCAACGACGACTTCGAGCGTCGCCACGAACGACAGTTCGGCTTTACTCTCGAAGCGCCACTGGAGGTCGCGAACCTCCGGGTCATCGGCAAGGGGCTGATGGAGGGCGTCACCATCGACGAGACGGAACTGAGCGAAGCCGACCCGAGCGCCGCCGTGGTCGACTCGAGCGAGGTCTACTTCGACGGCACCGATTACGAGACGACGATCTACGATCGAGCCGAGCTGCGGCCGGGCAACGAACTCGACGGACCGGCGATCGTCACCGACGACGACTCGACGGTCGTCGTCCAGCCGGATCACACGGCGCTGATCGACCGCTACGGAAACATCGAAATCACTCGAGGTGATGCACAATGA
- a CDS encoding isochorismatase family protein: MDWPHDFDSYDESDFGASVGLGDRPALVVIDLINAFTDPETGLGADVRDVLEETERLLEAFREHDLPRYFTTVAYEESYGDAGRFVEKVPALRELRLGTDAVAVDDRIAPGDDERVIVKKYASAFFGTDLQTELTTNRVDTLVIAGVTTSGCVRATAVDSLQHGYRTIVPADAVGDRAEGPHRANLFDIDAKYGDVVSTDDVIDHLKDDA; the protein is encoded by the coding sequence ATGGACTGGCCACACGACTTCGACAGCTACGACGAGTCCGACTTCGGCGCGAGCGTCGGCCTCGGCGACCGGCCCGCGCTCGTCGTCATCGACCTGATCAACGCCTTCACCGATCCCGAGACTGGACTGGGGGCGGACGTACGCGACGTCCTCGAGGAAACCGAACGGCTGCTCGAGGCCTTTCGTGAGCACGATCTACCTCGGTATTTCACGACCGTCGCCTACGAGGAGTCCTACGGCGACGCCGGTCGGTTCGTCGAGAAGGTCCCCGCGTTACGAGAGCTTCGCCTCGGCACCGACGCGGTCGCGGTCGACGACCGGATCGCGCCCGGCGACGACGAACGGGTGATCGTAAAAAAGTACGCGAGTGCGTTCTTCGGGACCGACCTCCAGACCGAGTTGACCACAAACCGAGTCGACACGCTCGTGATCGCTGGCGTCACGACCAGCGGCTGCGTCCGTGCGACGGCCGTCGACAGCCTCCAACACGGCTATCGGACGATCGTTCCGGCAGATGCAGTCGGCGACCGCGCCGAAGGCCCACACCGGGCCAACCTCTTCGATATCGACGCGAAATACGGCGACGTCGTCTCGACCGACGACGTCATAGACCACCTCAAAGACGATGCGTAA
- a CDS encoding helix-turn-helix domain-containing protein → MFTATIHFTQHRECILRRLTASADAPFPIEIEEIQNGFVTFVLCAGEHADAFQSELEATDHVEHVERLDEENLLVTKPSCGAYSAIYRNHGTLRRSNTVSGRQREYNVLVFRREDLRRIIDDLEGFGTVTLGKLEPFEASTDSPLTARQREVATEALARGYYDWPRKITNEQLAEELEISRATLHEHLRKAEHRLLSSALADGHRRTGRGAFERIEVDTGD, encoded by the coding sequence ATGTTTACCGCGACGATTCATTTCACCCAGCACCGAGAGTGTATTCTCCGTCGCCTCACGGCGAGTGCCGACGCGCCGTTTCCAATCGAGATCGAGGAGATCCAGAACGGGTTCGTGACCTTCGTCCTGTGTGCCGGCGAGCACGCCGACGCGTTCCAGTCCGAACTCGAGGCCACAGATCACGTCGAACACGTCGAGCGACTCGACGAGGAGAACCTCCTCGTGACCAAACCGTCCTGTGGCGCCTACTCGGCCATCTACCGCAACCACGGCACGCTCCGTCGCTCGAACACGGTCTCCGGCCGCCAGCGAGAGTACAACGTCCTCGTCTTTCGACGAGAAGATCTCAGGCGCATTATCGACGACCTCGAGGGGTTCGGTACGGTCACGCTCGGGAAACTCGAGCCCTTCGAGGCGAGCACCGACTCGCCGCTGACGGCCCGACAGCGCGAAGTCGCCACGGAAGCGCTCGCTCGAGGGTACTACGATTGGCCGCGGAAGATCACGAACGAACAACTCGCCGAGGAACTCGAGATCAGTCGCGCGACGTTACACGAACACCTCCGGAAAGCCGAACACCGACTGCTCTCTTCTGCGCTGGCCGACGGCCACCGGCGGACCGGACGGGGCGCGTTCGAACGTATCGAGGTTGACACCGGCGACTGA